The following is a genomic window from Niabella soli DSM 19437.
AAAAAATCCTTTTGTAATTCCCGGCATTAAAAAAATGCAGATCGATCCTCAGTTGAACATCAATTATACATTTGATGCTTATATCGAGGGTGACTGCAATCGTGTTGCCCGGAGGGCCGGCAAAACGGTGGCCGAGAAACCAGGAGCCAACTCTTTTAATCCGTTGGTGGTGTATGGTGGCGTGGGATTAGGGAAAACACACCTGGTACAGGCCATTGGAAATGAAGTGAAAAAGGCCTATCCAAATAAAATAGTACTTTATGTAAGTTCGGAAAAGTTCATCAATCAGTTTATGGACCATAGCCGGAACAACGCTATAAATGATTTTATACACTTTTACCAACTGATTGATGTATTGATCGTGGACGATGTGCAGTTTTTCAGCAAAGCGGAACGATCGCAGGATGCATTTTTTGCAATATTCAACCATTTGCACCAGTCCGGTAAACAGTTGATCCTGACTTCCGATAAATCTCCCAAAGATCTTGAAGGCGTGCAGGAGCGGTTGCTGAGCCGTTTCAGATGGGGGTTGAGCGCGGATCTGCAGATCCCGGATTATGAGACCCGGATTGAGATCCTGGAACGCAAAATGAAGGCGGACGGGCTGGACATGCCTAAAGAAGTAGTAAAATATATTGCTTACAACATTAATAGTAATGTGCGGGAACTGGAAGGCGCACTGATTTCACTGCTGGCACAATCTTCCTTGAACCGGAGGGAAATTGATCTCGACCTGGCTAAAAAAGTATTGCGTAATTTTATAAAATCTTCCAGTAAGGAAATTACAATAGACACCATTCAGAAAATGGTTTGCGATTACTTTAACGTGTCTTACGATAAACTGCTGCAAAAGACCCGGAAGCGGGAAATTGTACAGGCCCGGCAAATAACGATGTACCTGGCTAAATCGTTTACCAAAAATAGTCTTAAGACCATTGGGGAACATTTTGGCGGTCGCGATCATACCACAGTGATCCATTCCTGTCAAACCGTGAAAGATCTTATGGACACGGATTCTGTGTTCCGTGAGAATGTATTGGAACTGCACCAGAAAGTACAGTTGGCGGCCATGTAGCGCTGCTTTCCTAAAAATTTATTTTACCAAAACAGGCGTTTTTTTTAGTTTATATAGTTCCATTTCTATATTTTTGCAACCCCTGTAAAGGATCAGCCGGTGAGGTGGATGAGTGGCTGAAATCAGTAGTTTGCTAAACTGCCGTACGGGTTAAACTGTACCGCGGGTTCGAATCCCGCCCTCACCGCTAAAAAAATTTTAATGGCTCCCTTGGGGCCATTTTTTTTATGCGTAGCAACTGCGGCCCGCCTACTTTTGTAATATAAAGATTGTCATATGAAACCACATCGGATAAGGCAAGCTGGGTATATTACCGGTCTCTTGTTATTTTTCTATTGCCTGGCAGGAGGTAATT
Proteins encoded in this region:
- the dnaA gene encoding chromosomal replication initiator protein DnaA, producing the protein MEKNVEKIWSNCLKIIKDIVEWQHYKTWFEPIKAISLKNNVLVIQVPSQFFFEYLEEHYVNLLAKTLKRELGKEARLEYRIMVDSGNSKNKPLTMDVTGTGYKTYSNNEMDFPLVINNPVKNPFVIPGIKKMQIDPQLNINYTFDAYIEGDCNRVARRAGKTVAEKPGANSFNPLVVYGGVGLGKTHLVQAIGNEVKKAYPNKIVLYVSSEKFINQFMDHSRNNAINDFIHFYQLIDVLIVDDVQFFSKAERSQDAFFAIFNHLHQSGKQLILTSDKSPKDLEGVQERLLSRFRWGLSADLQIPDYETRIEILERKMKADGLDMPKEVVKYIAYNINSNVRELEGALISLLAQSSLNRREIDLDLAKKVLRNFIKSSSKEITIDTIQKMVCDYFNVSYDKLLQKTRKREIVQARQITMYLAKSFTKNSLKTIGEHFGGRDHTTVIHSCQTVKDLMDTDSVFRENVLELHQKVQLAAM